The following are encoded in a window of Mycobacteroides chelonae CCUG 47445 genomic DNA:
- the trxA gene encoding thioredoxin codes for MATRDITADAFNDLIHDNDIVLVDFWASWCGPCRQFGPVFEASSEENPDVVHAKVDTEAEQALASAANIRSIPTLMVFKQGQLVFNQAGALPPASLADLVQKVRDLDVEAALREQEA; via the coding sequence ATGGCAACACGTGACATCACCGCTGACGCATTCAACGACCTGATCCACGACAACGACATCGTGTTGGTTGATTTCTGGGCGTCGTGGTGCGGACCGTGCCGCCAGTTCGGGCCGGTTTTCGAGGCATCTTCGGAAGAGAACCCCGATGTCGTCCACGCGAAGGTGGATACCGAGGCCGAGCAGGCGTTGGCGTCGGCCGCGAACATCCGCTCGATTCCCACGCTGATGGTGTTCAAGCAGGGTCAGCTGGTGTTCAACCAGGCCGGTGCGTTGCCCCCGGCGTCGTTGGCGGACCTGGTGCAGAAGGTTCGTGATCTGGACGTCGAGGCGGCATTGCGCGAACAAGAGGCGTAG
- a CDS encoding DinB family protein, translating into MPITPDTKDWTWVLDNRCTECGFDPATTSFTQIPDIVRDNLAAWQPVLSRPEVRQRPDEQTWSPLEYGAHVRDVFRIFLTRLQLMLAEEDPFFENWDQDKTAIEDRYAAQDPQTVARELSTAGEAIATAFAGVPASSLNRRGRRSNGSVFTVETLGLYFVHDPVHHLHDVSRLPAD; encoded by the coding sequence GTGCCGATCACTCCTGATACCAAGGACTGGACCTGGGTCCTGGATAACCGCTGCACGGAATGCGGATTTGATCCCGCCACAACATCTTTCACCCAGATACCCGATATCGTGCGGGACAACCTGGCGGCGTGGCAGCCGGTGTTGTCCCGGCCAGAGGTGCGCCAACGTCCCGATGAGCAGACCTGGTCGCCGCTGGAGTACGGCGCCCACGTCCGGGATGTGTTCCGCATCTTCCTGACCCGGTTGCAGCTGATGCTCGCCGAGGAGGATCCGTTCTTCGAGAACTGGGACCAGGACAAGACCGCCATCGAAGACAGGTACGCCGCACAGGACCCTCAGACAGTGGCGCGGGAGCTCTCCACCGCGGGCGAGGCAATCGCCACCGCCTTCGCCGGGGTGCCCGCAAGCTCGCTAAACCGTCGCGGAAGGCGAAGCAACGGTTCAGTTTTCACCGTCGAGACACTGGGTCTGTATTTCGTGCACGACCCGGTGCATCACCTGCACGATGTTTCCCGCCTGCCGGCGGACTAG
- a CDS encoding AMIN-like domain-containing (lipo)protein — translation MRGHGGIRKIGVLALAALTASGCAGQVRQVDEAVSPVATTTALPQTSTPAPETFRVTACETVSGGGGKNVATKLRDVRVGKQDDYDRVTFEFGPDAKSKVALDELVVPKYTVDSPTSVSAGPKGDNVIVAGSALLGVLFDGASAHETDKPIRSYPGPSEIKPKDFPILAEAEQGEDFEGKVRWALGLNKQRCPQVSTLTNPPRLVVDLPH, via the coding sequence ATGCGAGGACATGGCGGTATCCGGAAAATCGGCGTACTGGCGCTGGCGGCACTGACGGCATCCGGTTGCGCCGGTCAGGTGCGTCAGGTGGACGAGGCGGTGTCGCCCGTGGCCACCACGACGGCGCTGCCGCAAACGTCGACACCTGCCCCGGAAACCTTCCGCGTCACGGCGTGCGAGACGGTCAGCGGTGGTGGCGGCAAGAACGTGGCCACGAAGCTGCGGGATGTGCGGGTGGGTAAGCAGGACGACTACGACAGGGTCACCTTCGAATTCGGGCCGGACGCCAAGAGCAAGGTGGCGCTGGATGAGCTGGTGGTTCCCAAGTACACGGTGGACAGCCCCACCAGCGTGTCCGCGGGCCCCAAGGGAGACAACGTCATCGTCGCCGGATCCGCCCTGCTCGGTGTGCTCTTCGATGGCGCGTCCGCGCATGAGACCGATAAGCCCATCCGGTCTTATCCGGGGCCGAGCGAGATCAAGCCGAAGGACTTCCCGATCCTGGCAGAGGCCGAACAAGGCGAGGACTTCGAGGGAAAGGTGCGGTGGGCGTTGGGCCTGAACAAACAGCGCTGCCCTCAGGTGAGCACGCTGACCAACCCGCCCCGTCTCGTGGTCGATCTGCCGCACTAG
- a CDS encoding helix-turn-helix domain-containing protein, whose product MAKTRDEERVELKAAYEQGASIRTLAADAGRSYGYVHRALVESGVALRGRGGPNRRGRKV is encoded by the coding sequence ATGGCCAAAACGCGCGACGAGGAACGCGTCGAGCTGAAGGCGGCATACGAGCAGGGTGCGAGTATCCGCACACTTGCTGCGGATGCCGGCCGATCGTATGGGTACGTGCATCGTGCCCTCGTGGAATCGGGAGTGGCGCTGCGCGGGCGCGGCGGCCCGAATCGGCGCGGCCGCAAGGTTTAA
- a CDS encoding DUF6676 family protein, producing the protein MTPQHLPTFIPAELCQAVGVSVQTAGTDPLGWSVKCLEMARADVNEDGVAAPSADVAGLKDVIAKAHAKNIDLKVVALPNNPWIDTPLRDIATEIGKDHPDSTVLVISPSYAGTYSATFDRVTLEAGQDVAKTGNSVLSANNFVNEIGREHFSWTALTIVLVLLVAAVCAGITLVRGRFTNDSVK; encoded by the coding sequence GTGACGCCGCAGCACTTGCCCACCTTCATTCCCGCCGAGCTGTGCCAGGCGGTGGGCGTGTCCGTCCAGACCGCGGGCACTGATCCGCTCGGCTGGTCGGTCAAGTGCCTGGAGATGGCGCGCGCGGATGTCAACGAGGACGGAGTCGCCGCCCCGTCGGCGGATGTCGCCGGATTGAAGGATGTCATCGCGAAGGCGCACGCCAAGAACATCGACCTGAAGGTCGTGGCGCTTCCCAACAATCCCTGGATCGACACACCACTGCGCGATATCGCCACCGAGATCGGCAAGGACCATCCCGACTCGACCGTATTGGTCATCAGTCCGTCCTACGCCGGTACGTACAGCGCCACGTTCGACAGGGTGACGCTGGAGGCCGGGCAGGACGTGGCCAAGACGGGCAACTCCGTGCTGTCTGCGAACAACTTCGTGAACGAGATCGGTCGCGAGCACTTCTCATGGACGGCGCTGACCATTGTGCTTGTCCTGCTCGTTGCGGCTGTCTGCGCCGGAATTACGCTCGTGCGCGGCCGATTCACGAACGACTCGGTTAAGTAA
- a CDS encoding NADH:flavin oxidoreductase — translation MTDVRPDVAPLFEPFTVKSLTAPNRFAMAPMTRSASPGGVPGENVAAYYRRRAAGGVGLIITEGVFIPDDAAGGQASVPRLIGDEALAGWSAVTDAVHDEGSAIAAQLWHQGVERGADPEFNPQVESVSPSGLAGDASPLGRALLTGELAPLAEQYASAARNAKSAGFDAVELHGAHGYLLDQFLWERTNVRADGYGGTVGDRLRFPAEVVRAVRAAVGPDFPILYRFSQWKQADYTATLADSPAELERLLAPLVEAGVDVFHPSTRRHYVPAFADLAGSDGELSLAGWTKRVTGLPAIAVGSVGLQTEFKPTEVRDIEPAPVEAVLRQFANHEFDVIAVGRALLSDPAWVNKLRTGRQDEFLGFNIGKALAALY, via the coding sequence GTGACCGACGTGAGACCAGACGTAGCGCCCCTTTTCGAACCGTTCACCGTGAAATCGTTGACCGCACCGAATCGGTTCGCGATGGCGCCGATGACACGATCGGCTTCGCCCGGCGGAGTCCCTGGCGAGAACGTGGCGGCGTACTACCGCCGCCGTGCCGCGGGAGGTGTTGGGTTGATCATCACCGAGGGCGTCTTCATTCCCGATGACGCCGCGGGCGGTCAGGCCAGCGTTCCACGCCTAATCGGCGACGAGGCACTGGCGGGATGGTCGGCCGTCACCGACGCCGTGCACGACGAGGGATCGGCGATCGCGGCTCAACTGTGGCACCAGGGTGTCGAGCGCGGCGCCGATCCGGAGTTCAATCCCCAGGTGGAGTCGGTGAGCCCGTCGGGTCTGGCCGGAGATGCTTCCCCGCTGGGCCGAGCGCTGTTGACCGGTGAGCTTGCTCCGCTCGCGGAGCAGTACGCGTCGGCAGCGCGCAATGCCAAGTCGGCCGGATTCGACGCCGTGGAACTGCACGGTGCGCATGGCTACCTGCTGGACCAGTTCCTGTGGGAGCGCACCAACGTTCGGGCGGACGGGTATGGCGGCACCGTGGGTGACCGGCTGCGGTTTCCGGCCGAAGTCGTTCGCGCGGTGCGCGCCGCCGTCGGGCCGGACTTTCCTATCCTGTACCGATTTTCGCAGTGGAAGCAGGCTGATTACACGGCCACGTTGGCGGACAGCCCGGCAGAATTGGAGCGCCTACTGGCACCGCTGGTGGAGGCGGGTGTCGATGTTTTTCATCCGTCCACGCGCCGGCATTACGTGCCTGCCTTCGCGGATCTTGCCGGATCGGATGGCGAACTGAGCCTGGCCGGATGGACCAAACGCGTCACGGGCCTGCCGGCCATCGCTGTGGGCTCGGTGGGGTTGCAGACGGAATTCAAACCCACCGAGGTCCGAGATATCGAGCCCGCACCCGTCGAGGCCGTGCTTCGGCAGTTCGCCAATCACGAGTTCGACGTCATCGCCGTCGGTCGGGCGCTGCTGTCGGACCCCGCATGGGTGAACAAGCTGCGCACCGGGCGCCAGGATGAGTTCCTCGGATTCAACATCGGCAAGGCTCTGGCCGCGCTGTACTAG
- a CDS encoding TetR/AcrR family transcriptional regulator, with amino-acid sequence MPRVSEDHLAARRRQILDGARRCFAEYGYDGATVRRLEHTIGMSRGAIFHHFRDKDTLFFALAREDAERMANVASREGLVQVMRDMLADPNQFDWLATRLEIARKLRNDPEFRRGWNQRSEELNTATLARLQRQKKAGRLREDVPSEVILGYLDLVLDGLVARLAAGESTESLSRVLDLVEDSVRRADHS; translated from the coding sequence GTGCCGCGCGTTAGCGAGGATCACCTCGCGGCTCGTCGCCGCCAGATCCTTGATGGCGCGCGGCGCTGTTTTGCCGAGTACGGGTACGACGGCGCCACCGTGCGCCGCCTCGAACACACCATTGGCATGTCGCGGGGGGCGATATTCCACCATTTCCGCGACAAGGACACGCTGTTCTTCGCGCTGGCCCGCGAAGACGCCGAACGGATGGCGAATGTCGCCAGCCGCGAGGGTCTGGTCCAGGTGATGCGCGACATGCTGGCCGACCCCAATCAGTTCGATTGGTTGGCCACGCGTTTGGAGATCGCCCGCAAGCTGCGCAACGACCCCGAATTCCGGCGGGGCTGGAACCAGCGATCAGAAGAACTCAACACCGCCACACTGGCACGGCTGCAACGTCAGAAGAAGGCCGGCAGGTTGCGCGAGGACGTGCCCAGTGAGGTGATCCTGGGGTATCTGGATCTGGTGCTCGATGGCCTGGTGGCCCGTCTGGCCGCCGGAGAGTCCACCGAAAGCCTCAGCCGCGTCCTGGATCTCGTCGAGGACTCGGTGCGCCGTGCCGATCACTCCTGA
- a CDS encoding enoyl-CoA hydratase yields MSFVLVDRPRPGIALVTLNRPERMNAMAFDVMLPFKQTLVDISHDNDVRAVIITGAGKGFCSGADQKSAGPIPHIGGLTQPTIALRSMELLDEVILTLRRMHQPVIAAINGAAIGGGLCLALACDVRVASEAAYFRAAGINNGLTASELGLSYLLPRAIGTSRASDIMLTGRDVDADEAERIGLVSRKVASESLLEECYAIGERIAGFSCPGIELTKRTIWSGLDAASLESHMHQEGLGQLYVRLLTDNFEEATAARKEQRKAAFRDKR; encoded by the coding sequence ATGAGTTTCGTGCTGGTCGACCGTCCGCGTCCGGGTATTGCCTTGGTTACTTTGAACCGGCCGGAGCGGATGAACGCCATGGCGTTCGATGTGATGCTGCCCTTCAAGCAGACGCTCGTCGACATCAGTCACGACAACGATGTGCGGGCCGTCATCATTACGGGGGCCGGCAAGGGGTTTTGTTCGGGTGCCGACCAGAAATCTGCCGGGCCCATCCCGCATATCGGGGGATTGACCCAGCCGACGATCGCGCTGCGCTCCATGGAGCTCCTTGACGAGGTCATCCTCACACTCCGCCGGATGCATCAGCCGGTGATCGCGGCCATCAACGGCGCCGCGATCGGCGGTGGCCTATGTCTGGCGCTGGCCTGCGATGTCCGGGTTGCATCGGAGGCCGCGTACTTCCGGGCTGCCGGTATCAACAACGGACTGACCGCCAGCGAGCTGGGCCTGAGTTATCTGCTGCCGCGTGCCATCGGCACCTCCCGCGCTTCGGACATCATGTTGACCGGCCGAGACGTCGACGCCGACGAGGCCGAACGCATCGGTTTGGTATCCCGCAAGGTGGCCTCGGAATCCCTGCTGGAAGAGTGTTACGCGATTGGAGAGCGCATCGCCGGGTTCTCCTGTCCAGGGATCGAATTGACCAAGCGCACCATTTGGAGTGGGCTGGACGCCGCTAGCCTGGAAAGTCACATGCACCAAGAGGGCCTGGGCCAGCTGTACGTCCGGCTGCTCACCGACAACTTCGAAGAAGCCACCGCCGCCCGCAAGGAGCAGCGTAAAGCGGCATTTAGAGACAAGCGCTGA
- a CDS encoding ABC-F family ATP-binding cassette domain-containing protein: protein MITATDLEVRAGARTLVYAPGPALRIQPGDRIGLVGRNGAGKTTSMRILAGEGEPYAGSVSRIGEIGYLPQDPKEGNLDLLARDRVLSARGLDTIISDMEKQQTLMAELADEAQRDKAVRRYGQLEERFSSLGGYVAESEAARICSSLGLPERVLIQPLRTLSGGQRRRVELARILFGAAEGGAGSNMTLLLDEPTNHLDADSIGWLRGFLQNHEGGLVVISHNVELLADVVNKVWFLDAVRGEVDVYNMGWQKYLDARSLDEQRRRRERANAEKKASALRTQAAKMGAKATKAVAAQNMLRRAEKMLSGLDEERVADKVARIKFPTPAACGRVPLVAKGLTKNYGSLEIFTGVDLAIDRGSRVVVLGLNGAGKTTLLRLLAGAETADAGALEPGHGLKLGYFAQEHDTLDDHATVWENIRHAAPDTGEQELRGILGAFMFNGPQLEQPAGTLSGGEKTRLALAGLVASTANVLLLDEPTNNLDPASREQVLDALRSYLGAVVLVTHDPGAAEALNPQRVVLLPDGTEDYWSDEYRDLIELA from the coding sequence GTGATTACCGCGACGGACCTCGAGGTCCGCGCCGGCGCCCGCACGCTCGTCTACGCGCCGGGTCCCGCGTTACGCATTCAGCCCGGCGACCGCATCGGGCTGGTGGGCCGTAACGGTGCGGGCAAGACGACCTCGATGAGAATTTTGGCCGGCGAGGGTGAACCGTACGCCGGCTCGGTATCGCGTATCGGTGAAATCGGTTATCTGCCACAGGATCCCAAAGAAGGTAACTTGGATCTGCTGGCACGTGATCGGGTACTTTCGGCACGTGGCCTGGACACCATCATCAGCGATATGGAGAAGCAGCAGACGCTGATGGCCGAGCTGGCCGATGAGGCTCAGCGCGACAAGGCGGTTCGTCGTTACGGGCAGCTGGAGGAGCGCTTCTCCTCGCTGGGTGGGTATGTCGCCGAGAGTGAGGCGGCGCGCATCTGTTCGAGCCTCGGGTTGCCTGAGCGGGTGCTGATCCAGCCGCTGCGCACCCTTTCGGGCGGTCAGCGGCGCCGTGTGGAGTTGGCCCGGATTCTGTTCGGAGCGGCCGAGGGTGGCGCTGGATCGAACATGACGTTGCTGCTCGACGAGCCGACCAACCACCTCGATGCGGACTCGATCGGCTGGTTGCGCGGCTTCCTGCAAAACCACGAAGGCGGGCTCGTGGTCATCAGTCACAACGTCGAGCTGCTGGCCGATGTGGTGAACAAGGTGTGGTTCCTGGACGCGGTCCGTGGCGAGGTTGACGTCTACAACATGGGTTGGCAGAAGTACCTGGATGCACGGTCGCTGGATGAACAGCGGCGCCGGCGCGAGCGGGCCAATGCCGAGAAGAAGGCCTCGGCCCTGCGCACCCAGGCGGCCAAGATGGGCGCCAAGGCAACTAAAGCCGTTGCCGCACAGAACATGTTGCGCCGAGCCGAGAAGATGTTGTCCGGGCTCGACGAGGAGCGGGTGGCCGACAAGGTGGCCCGCATCAAGTTCCCGACGCCCGCCGCATGTGGCCGGGTGCCGCTGGTGGCCAAGGGACTGACCAAGAACTACGGATCTTTGGAGATCTTCACCGGGGTGGACCTTGCCATCGATCGCGGCTCGCGGGTCGTGGTTCTCGGACTCAACGGTGCGGGGAAGACGACGTTGTTGCGGTTGCTCGCGGGCGCCGAAACCGCCGATGCCGGCGCGCTGGAGCCCGGCCACGGCCTCAAGCTCGGATACTTCGCACAGGAGCACGACACCCTGGACGATCACGCGACGGTGTGGGAGAACATCCGCCACGCCGCTCCGGATACCGGGGAGCAGGAGCTGCGCGGGATCCTGGGTGCCTTCATGTTCAACGGCCCACAGTTGGAGCAGCCGGCGGGGACGTTGTCCGGCGGTGAGAAGACTCGCCTGGCACTGGCCGGTCTGGTCGCGTCGACGGCGAATGTGTTGCTGCTCGATGAGCCGACCAACAACCTGGATCCCGCCTCGCGTGAACAGGTTCTCGACGCGCTGCGCAGTTACCTCGGCGCGGTCGTTCTTGTCACCCACGACCCGGGGGCCGCCGAGGCATTGAATCCGCAACGTGTTGTGTTGTTGCCGGACGGCACCGAAGACTACTGGTCCGACGAGTACCGAGACCTCATCGAGCTGGCCTGA
- a CDS encoding NlpC/P60 family protein encodes MKRTVPQHFADRFAVRGKRTAVVALMVPPLMTASLMMWPTALPVTSAEPNDMASLISQLADTNQQIEQLTADVQTQQESINKGLVDLQDARDNAAAAGQAVEEGQRAVDAANGAIAAAQGKFDRMAVATYMAGPSGSYLTATNPDDVVRLASVTKSVESSSQTVMDNLRRARTEQVNKQSQARAIQEKADQATADAQKQQDDLVAAMHDVQKKLESQRGVASELAAKKKSAEAQLAAARGPEFSASAASARVINPNAAIAGNGNEWTEGPAPAAAGGGEWDTTLPMIASANVPTDPTQTINMVLGIGNTAANVGQSAVCGVIGMFCPKAAPAAAASSEGGEYIPKVYGRENVERVIARAGSAMGTPYSWGGGSYNGPTRGIDSGAGTVGYDCSGLMMYGFAAVGIRLRHYTGYQYNSGRKVPSAQMKRGDMIFYGPNASQHVALYLGNGQMLEAPNTGDVVKVSPVRTSGMTPFVTRLIEW; translated from the coding sequence ATGAAACGGACAGTCCCGCAGCATTTCGCGGACCGTTTCGCGGTGCGTGGCAAACGAACCGCGGTGGTCGCGCTGATGGTGCCGCCGCTGATGACCGCCAGTCTGATGATGTGGCCCACCGCGCTGCCCGTAACCTCCGCCGAGCCGAACGACATGGCCTCGCTGATCAGTCAATTGGCCGACACCAACCAGCAGATCGAACAGCTCACCGCAGACGTGCAGACGCAGCAGGAATCCATCAACAAGGGTCTGGTCGACCTGCAGGACGCGCGCGATAACGCCGCTGCGGCCGGTCAGGCGGTTGAAGAAGGTCAGCGCGCGGTCGACGCCGCCAATGGCGCGATCGCCGCGGCGCAGGGCAAGTTCGACCGGATGGCCGTGGCCACCTATATGGCAGGGCCGTCTGGCTCCTACCTGACGGCGACCAATCCCGACGATGTGGTGCGCCTTGCTTCGGTGACCAAGAGCGTGGAGTCGAGCTCGCAAACCGTCATGGACAACCTGCGCCGGGCACGTACCGAGCAGGTGAACAAGCAATCACAGGCACGGGCCATTCAGGAGAAGGCCGACCAGGCGACTGCGGATGCGCAGAAGCAGCAGGACGATCTGGTGGCTGCGATGCACGACGTGCAGAAGAAGCTGGAATCTCAGCGCGGCGTGGCCTCGGAGCTGGCGGCAAAGAAGAAGAGTGCCGAGGCGCAGCTAGCCGCCGCCCGTGGGCCGGAGTTTTCGGCGTCGGCCGCAAGTGCGCGGGTGATCAATCCGAACGCCGCCATCGCCGGTAACGGGAACGAATGGACCGAGGGACCCGCCCCTGCTGCCGCAGGTGGCGGCGAATGGGATACCACCCTCCCGATGATCGCCAGCGCCAACGTGCCTACCGATCCGACGCAGACCATCAACATGGTGTTGGGCATCGGCAACACCGCAGCCAACGTCGGCCAGTCCGCGGTATGCGGTGTGATTGGAATGTTCTGCCCCAAAGCTGCTCCGGCGGCGGCAGCTTCCAGTGAGGGCGGCGAGTACATCCCCAAGGTCTACGGCCGGGAAAACGTGGAGCGGGTGATTGCCCGCGCGGGCAGCGCGATGGGCACGCCGTACTCATGGGGTGGTGGTTCGTACAACGGTCCGACCCGCGGAATCGATTCCGGCGCAGGAACTGTCGGTTACGACTGCTCCGGACTGATGATGTACGGATTCGCCGCGGTCGGCATCAGACTCAGGCACTACACCGGATATCAGTACAACTCCGGGCGCAAGGTGCCTAGTGCACAGATGAAGCGCGGCGACATGATTTTCTACGGCCCCAACGCAAGTCAGCACGTTGCCCTCTACCTCGGCAACGGTCAGATGCTCGAGGCGCCGAACACCGGCGACGTGGTCAAGGTGTCGCCAGTGCGGACCAGTGGCATGACGCCCTTTGTAACCCGACTGATTGAGTGGTGA
- the acnA gene encoding aconitate hydratase AcnA — protein sequence MNSFGARGTLQVGDESYEIFRLNAVPGTEKLPYSLKVLAENLLRTEDGANITKDHVLALANWDPSAEPSVEIQFTPARVVMQDFTGVPCVVDLATMREAVAALGGDPDKVNPLSPAEMVIDHSVILDVFGTADAFERNVELEYERNAERYQFLRWGQGAFDDFKVVPPGTGIVHQVNIEYLARTIFTRNGQAYPDTCVGTDSHTTMVNGLGVLGWGVGGIEAEAAMLGQPVSMLIPRVVGFKLTGEIQPGVTATDVVLTVTDMLRKHGVVGKFVEFYGKGVAEVPLANRATLGNMSPEFGSTAAIFPIDDETINYLRLTGRDDQQLALVEAYAKEQGMWHDADHEPAFSEYLELDLATVVPSISGPKRPQDRIELSDAKNAFRKDIHNYVEENHPAPHTNLDEAVEESFPASDAAVLSFAEDDAVVPSAANGAEGRPTKPVTVKSAERGNFVLDHGAVVVAGITSCTNTSNPSVMLGAALLAKKAVEKGLTTKPWVKTNMAPGSQVVTDYYNKAGVWPYLEKLGYYLGGYGCTTCIGNTGPLPDEISKAINDNDLSVTAVLSGNRNFEGRISPDVKMNYLASPPLVIAYGIAGTMDFDFDTDPLGQDHDGNDVYLKDIWPSASEIEETIASSINREMFTNSYADVFKGDERWRGLPTPEGNTFEWVDTSTYVRKAPYFDGMPLEPTPVTDIKGARVLALLGDSVTTDHISPAGSIKSGTPAAQYLDEHGVDRKDYNSLGSRRGNHEVMVRGTFANIRLRNQLLDDVSGGYTRDFTLEGGPQSFIYDASVNYQKAGIPLVVLGGKEYGSGSSRDWAAKGTRLLGVKAVITESFERIHRSNLIGMGVIPLQFPAGESAASLKLDGTETYDISGIEKLNEGSTPKTVHVTATKSDGSKVEFDAVVRIDTPGEADYYRNGGILQYVLRNMLAG from the coding sequence GTGAATTCCTTCGGCGCGCGCGGCACTCTGCAGGTTGGCGATGAGTCGTACGAGATCTTCCGCCTCAATGCCGTGCCCGGTACCGAGAAACTGCCCTACAGCCTGAAGGTGTTGGCGGAGAACCTGTTACGCACCGAAGACGGCGCGAATATCACCAAGGACCACGTGCTGGCGCTGGCCAACTGGGATCCCTCGGCCGAGCCGAGCGTCGAGATCCAGTTCACCCCGGCACGCGTGGTCATGCAGGACTTCACCGGTGTGCCCTGTGTGGTCGACCTGGCCACCATGCGTGAAGCAGTGGCGGCGCTGGGCGGCGATCCCGACAAGGTGAACCCGCTCTCCCCCGCCGAGATGGTCATCGACCACTCCGTGATCCTCGATGTCTTCGGCACCGCCGACGCCTTCGAGCGCAACGTCGAACTCGAGTACGAGCGCAATGCCGAGCGTTACCAGTTCTTGCGTTGGGGCCAAGGCGCTTTCGACGATTTCAAGGTCGTCCCCCCGGGCACCGGCATTGTGCACCAGGTCAACATCGAGTACCTGGCCCGCACCATCTTCACGCGCAACGGCCAGGCTTACCCGGACACCTGTGTGGGTACCGACTCGCACACCACCATGGTCAACGGCCTCGGCGTCCTCGGTTGGGGTGTGGGTGGTATCGAGGCCGAAGCCGCGATGCTCGGCCAGCCGGTCTCGATGCTCATCCCCCGGGTCGTCGGCTTCAAGCTCACCGGTGAGATCCAGCCGGGCGTCACCGCCACCGACGTGGTGCTGACCGTCACCGACATGCTGCGCAAGCACGGCGTGGTGGGCAAGTTCGTCGAGTTCTACGGCAAGGGCGTAGCGGAGGTGCCGCTGGCCAACCGCGCCACCCTGGGCAACATGAGCCCCGAATTCGGTTCTACCGCAGCGATCTTCCCGATCGATGACGAGACCATCAACTACCTGCGCCTGACCGGCCGCGATGACCAGCAGCTCGCGCTGGTCGAGGCGTACGCCAAGGAACAGGGCATGTGGCACGACGCCGACCACGAGCCGGCCTTCTCGGAGTACCTGGAACTCGACCTCGCCACCGTGGTGCCCTCCATCTCCGGGCCCAAGCGTCCGCAGGACCGCATCGAGCTGTCCGACGCGAAGAACGCGTTCCGTAAGGATATCCACAACTACGTGGAAGAGAACCACCCCGCTCCTCACACGAACCTCGATGAGGCCGTTGAAGAGTCGTTCCCGGCAAGCGATGCCGCGGTGCTGTCCTTCGCCGAGGACGATGCCGTCGTGCCGTCGGCCGCGAACGGCGCGGAGGGCCGGCCCACCAAGCCGGTCACAGTGAAGTCCGCCGAGCGCGGCAACTTCGTGCTGGACCACGGCGCGGTTGTGGTCGCGGGCATCACCTCGTGCACCAACACCTCCAACCCCTCGGTCATGCTGGGCGCTGCGCTGCTGGCCAAGAAGGCCGTCGAGAAGGGCCTGACCACCAAGCCGTGGGTCAAGACCAACATGGCACCGGGTTCGCAGGTCGTCACCGATTACTACAACAAGGCGGGCGTATGGCCCTACCTGGAGAAGCTCGGTTACTACCTGGGCGGCTACGGCTGCACCACGTGCATCGGTAACACCGGCCCACTGCCCGACGAGATTTCCAAGGCCATCAACGACAACGATCTGTCGGTCACCGCCGTGCTTTCGGGTAACCGCAACTTCGAAGGCCGCATCTCCCCCGACGTCAAGATGAACTACCTGGCCTCCCCGCCACTGGTCATCGCCTACGGCATCGCGGGCACCATGGACTTCGACTTCGACACCGACCCGCTGGGACAGGACCACGACGGCAACGACGTCTACCTGAAGGACATCTGGCCCAGCGCCTCGGAGATCGAGGAGACCATCGCCTCGTCGATCAACCGCGAGATGTTCACCAACTCGTACGCCGATGTCTTCAAGGGTGACGAGCGCTGGCGCGGTCTGCCCACCCCCGAAGGCAACACCTTCGAGTGGGTCGACACGTCCACCTACGTGCGCAAGGCGCCCTATTTCGACGGGATGCCGCTGGAGCCCACGCCGGTCACCGATATCAAGGGTGCGCGGGTGCTGGCCCTGCTCGGCGACTCGGTGACCACCGACCACATCTCACCGGCCGGTTCGATCAAGTCGGGCACCCCGGCAGCGCAGTACCTCGACGAGCACGGTGTAGACCGCAAGGACTACAACTCGCTGGGTTCGCGACGCGGTAACCACGAGGTGATGGTGCGCGGCACGTTCGCGAACATCCGCCTGCGTAACCAGCTCCTGGACGACGTGTCCGGCGGCTACACCCGCGACTTCACCCTGGAGGGCGGCCCGCAGTCGTTCATCTATGACGCCTCGGTGAACTACCAGAAGGCGGGCATCCCGCTGGTGGTGCTGGGCGGCAAGGAGTACGGCTCCGGTTCCTCGCGCGACTGGGCCGCCAAGGGCACCCGCCTGCTGGGCGTCAAGGCTGTGATCACCGAGTCGTTCGAGCGCATCCACCGGTCGAATCTGATTGGCATGGGCGTGATTCCGCTGCAGTTCCCGGCCGGGGAATCGGCGGCCTCGCTCAAGCTCGACGGCACCGAGACCTACGACATCAGCGGTATCGAGAAGCTCAACGAGGGCTCGACACCGAAGACCGTGCACGTGACCGCGACCAAGAGCGATGGCTCCAAGGTCGAGTTTGATGCGGTAGTCCGGATCGACACCCCCGGTGAGGCCGACTACTACCGCAACGGCGGCATCCTGCAGTACGTGCTGCGGAACATGCTGGCCGGCTAG